One Methanoculleus sp. SDB genomic region harbors:
- a CDS encoding tryptophan synthase subunit beta (catalyzes the formation of L-tryptophan from indole and L-serine): protein MQTKILLDEGEIPTKWYNIQADLPTPLDPVLHPGTGQPITPDDLRPIFPMELIRQEVSTQRAIDIPAEVRDILSLWRPSPLYRAYRLERYLKTPAKIYYKWEGVSPPGSHKPNTAVAQAYYNKKEGIERIATETGAGQWGSALAFATQLFDIDCTVYMVRASYDQKPYRKIMMQVYNAECMASPSDRTEAGKKVQREHPDTPGSLGIAISEAVEDAATHANTNYALGSVLNHVCLHQTVIGLEAKEQLARADTYPDVVIGCVGGGSNFAGLCFPFAGDILTGKTTGTEIIAVEPAACPTLTKGLYAYDFGDVAGLTPLLKMFTLGHDFIPPAIHAGGLRYHGVAPLVARLVHDGVISSRSYYQNEVFDAAVAFARSEGIIVAPEAAHAVKAVIDVALECRKTGEEKTIVFNNSGHGHFDLSSYESYFAGGLVDYEYPAELIKESLANLPKVG, encoded by the coding sequence ATGCAGACCAAGATCCTCCTTGATGAGGGTGAGATACCGACCAAATGGTACAACATACAGGCGGATCTCCCCACTCCGCTTGACCCGGTGCTCCATCCGGGCACGGGGCAGCCCATCACTCCCGATGATCTCCGTCCAATCTTTCCGATGGAATTGATCAGGCAGGAAGTGAGCACACAGCGCGCTATCGACATCCCCGCAGAAGTGCGGGACATTCTCAGCCTCTGGAGGCCCAGCCCCCTGTATCGGGCGTACCGGCTGGAGCGGTACCTGAAAACTCCGGCGAAGATCTACTACAAGTGGGAAGGAGTGAGCCCTCCGGGCAGCCACAAGCCGAATACGGCGGTGGCGCAGGCGTACTACAATAAAAAAGAAGGAATCGAGCGGATCGCGACCGAAACCGGTGCCGGACAATGGGGATCGGCTCTCGCCTTTGCCACGCAGCTCTTCGACATAGACTGCACGGTGTATATGGTCAGGGCAAGTTATGACCAGAAGCCGTACCGGAAGATCATGATGCAGGTATACAATGCAGAATGCATGGCGAGCCCGAGCGACCGCACCGAAGCGGGGAAGAAAGTGCAGCGCGAGCACCCCGACACGCCGGGCAGTCTCGGCATTGCGATCTCCGAGGCCGTCGAAGATGCGGCAACGCACGCGAACACCAACTACGCGCTCGGGTCGGTACTCAATCACGTATGCCTGCACCAGACGGTGATCGGGCTGGAGGCAAAGGAGCAGCTTGCACGTGCCGATACGTACCCTGACGTGGTGATCGGGTGCGTCGGCGGCGGCTCGAACTTCGCAGGGCTCTGTTTCCCGTTTGCCGGTGACATCCTGACAGGAAAAACCACCGGTACGGAAATTATCGCCGTTGAGCCCGCAGCCTGCCCGACACTGACGAAAGGGCTTTATGCCTATGATTTCGGAGATGTTGCGGGGCTGACGCCGCTTCTGAAGATGTTTACACTGGGCCATGACTTCATCCCGCCCGCCATCCACGCCGGAGGGCTCCGGTATCACGGGGTCGCACCGCTCGTTGCGCGTCTGGTGCACGACGGCGTGATCAGCTCCCGGTCATATTACCAGAACGAAGTGTTCGATGCGGCGGTTGCGTTCGCGAGGTCGGAGGGAATCATCGTCGCGCCGGAGGCTGCCCACGCGGTCAAGGCGGTCATCGATGTCGCGCTTGAGTGCCGGAAAACGGGAGAGGAGAAGACGATTGTCTTTAACAACTCTGGCCACGGCCACTTTGACCTCTCCAGTTACGAATCGTACTTCGCAGGCGGCCTGGTCGATTACGAATATCCTGCAGAGCTGATTAAGGAGTCGCTTGCCAATCTGCCGAAGGTAGGATGA
- a CDS encoding ATP-NAD kinase encodes MITIGFIVNPIAGMGGRVGLKGTDGQAGKARERGAVPVAPVRAAEFLKGIRNADLCVLACSGPMGGDALAEAGISHQIVYSPAGETTSAEDTRRACREMLGREVDLLVFCGGDGTARDVLDAVGRQVSVLGIPAGVKMYSAVFATTPSNAAAIVRQAGETTVADAEVVDVDETAYRNGILSIRLYGYAVVPDLPEARQACKWVAESRTEAESQGAIAAFVRGIMRDDTLYLLGAGTTTAEIARSLGLEKTLLGVDAIYRKTIVGRDLGEREILRLLDTYPRAKIVISPIGAQGFVLGRGNQQISAEVLSRVGTGGLIVVATPRKLERTPVLWIDVGDQAIEDRFGDSISVVSGYRMAERKPLRHG; translated from the coding sequence ATGATCACCATCGGCTTCATCGTCAACCCGATCGCCGGCATGGGCGGCCGTGTGGGGCTGAAGGGGACGGACGGTCAGGCGGGGAAGGCGCGGGAGCGTGGTGCTGTCCCCGTCGCCCCGGTACGGGCGGCAGAATTCCTGAAAGGGATACGGAACGCTGATCTCTGCGTACTGGCATGTTCAGGCCCGATGGGTGGCGATGCCCTCGCAGAAGCGGGAATCAGCCACCAAATCGTCTATAGCCCGGCGGGGGAGACGACGTCGGCGGAGGACACCCGGCGTGCCTGCAGGGAGATGCTCGGCAGGGAAGTAGATCTGCTGGTATTCTGCGGTGGCGACGGCACGGCGCGGGATGTCCTCGATGCCGTGGGACGGCAGGTATCCGTTCTCGGCATTCCGGCAGGCGTCAAGATGTACTCCGCTGTCTTTGCCACGACCCCCTCCAATGCGGCGGCGATCGTCCGGCAGGCAGGCGAGACCACGGTTGCCGACGCCGAGGTGGTGGATGTCGACGAGACGGCGTACCGGAATGGAATTCTCAGTATCCGCCTGTACGGGTACGCGGTAGTGCCGGACCTGCCGGAAGCCCGGCAGGCATGTAAGTGGGTAGCCGAAAGCAGGACCGAAGCGGAATCTCAGGGTGCAATCGCGGCGTTTGTCCGCGGGATTATGCGTGACGACACCCTCTACCTGCTGGGAGCGGGTACGACAACGGCGGAGATTGCCCGGTCTCTTGGTCTGGAAAAGACGCTGCTTGGTGTGGATGCGATCTACCGGAAAACGATCGTGGGGAGGGATCTCGGTGAGCGGGAGATACTCCGCCTCCTTGATACGTATCCTCGTGCAAAAATTGTGATCAGCCCTATCGGAGCGCAGGGGTTCGTCCTTGGCAGGGGCAACCAGCAGATCAGTGCGGAGGTGCTTTCCCGGGTAGGCACCGGCGGACTGATCGTCGTCGCGACTCCCCGGAAACTGGAGAGGACGCCGGTGCTCTGGATTGACGTCGGGGATCAGGCGATCGAGGACCGCTTCGGGGATTCCATCTCTGTTGTCTCCGGGTACCGCATGGCTGAGAGAAAGCCCCTCCGGCACGGATGA
- a CDS encoding XRE family transcriptional regulator, translated as MFSQRIFRSDFREVLEEELDRRDMSIKELSERAGIPAATIYKITSGARDPRFSTVRAIVNALDPREQDFIALIAAKFLLDEVTARNVTPTGKTVKIRGYTAYTMDECIVAAVRAEKEGALGIICAPILASLIERIVDIPVVIMKPKPDTILDAFDALVHRLE; from the coding sequence ATGTTTTCACAACGCATCTTCAGGTCCGACTTCAGGGAGGTGCTTGAGGAAGAACTGGACCGGCGTGATATGAGCATCAAGGAGCTCTCCGAGAGAGCAGGCATACCCGCAGCAACCATCTACAAGATCACATCGGGTGCCCGGGACCCGCGCTTCTCAACGGTGCGGGCCATCGTGAACGCTCTCGACCCGAGAGAACAGGACTTTATCGCGCTAATCGCAGCAAAATTTCTGCTCGACGAGGTCACCGCACGGAACGTAACGCCGACCGGGAAAACCGTGAAAATCCGCGGGTATACCGCCTATACCATGGACGAATGCATTGTCGCCGCTGTCAGGGCCGAGAAAGAAGGAGCGCTCGGTATCATCTGCGCCCCGATTCTTGCGTCGCTCATCGAACGGATCGTGGATATCCCCGTTGTGATCATGAAGCCGAAACCCGATACCATTCTCGATGCCTTTGATGCACTCGTTCACCGCCTGGAATAA
- a CDS encoding N-acetyl-gamma-glutamyl-phosphate reductase yields the protein MDIAIIGASGYTGGELIRLLLSHSRASVVCATSRKLAGKPVTAVHPHLGGFTDLSFSNPAVDAIDADAVFLAVPHTAAMQYAGELVERGIKTVDLSADYRLPKEEYETIYGVPHTRYFTAPYGLPELHRDEITGASFIANPGCFPTGATLAAAPLASRARTIIFDSKTGVSGAGVNPSATTHYPNVGDNFTAYKWTTHRHVAEMRMEISRLGSAAECYFTPHLVPANRGILTTAHILLDEPIGQEEAEALYRSWYGDEFFVRLQKPSLAAVRGSNFCDVALECEGKRVVVVSAIDNLVKGASGQAIQNLNLMTGCRETDGLTGVPLVP from the coding sequence ATGGATATTGCGATTATCGGCGCATCCGGGTATACCGGAGGGGAGTTGATTCGACTCCTCCTCTCCCACTCCCGGGCCTCGGTGGTGTGCGCAACGTCGAGGAAGCTTGCGGGGAAACCGGTGACGGCGGTGCATCCTCATCTCGGGGGTTTTACCGATCTCTCGTTTTCCAATCCGGCAGTGGACGCCATTGATGCAGATGCAGTGTTTCTTGCGGTGCCGCATACGGCTGCCATGCAGTATGCAGGCGAACTGGTGGAGCGGGGGATAAAAACGGTGGATCTCTCTGCTGATTACCGCCTCCCGAAAGAGGAGTACGAAACCATCTACGGGGTGCCCCATACCCGGTATTTCACCGCACCCTACGGCCTTCCCGAACTGCATCGTGACGAGATTACCGGGGCTTCCTTCATCGCCAATCCCGGGTGTTTCCCGACAGGCGCAACGCTTGCCGCCGCGCCGCTCGCATCCCGCGCCCGGACGATCATCTTCGATTCGAAGACGGGTGTCTCCGGAGCCGGTGTGAATCCGTCCGCAACCACCCATTACCCTAATGTCGGTGACAACTTCACGGCGTACAAATGGACGACCCACCGCCACGTTGCCGAGATGCGAATGGAAATCTCACGTCTCGGTTCTGCGGCCGAATGCTATTTCACCCCCCATCTCGTGCCTGCCAACCGCGGCATTCTTACAACCGCCCATATTCTCCTCGACGAGCCGATCGGACAGGAGGAGGCTGAAGCGCTCTACCGGTCATGGTACGGGGATGAATTCTTCGTGCGCCTTCAGAAGCCCTCTCTTGCGGCTGTCAGGGGGAGCAATTTCTGTGACGTGGCGCTGGAATGCGAGGGAAAGCGTGTCGTTGTTGTTTCGGCAATCGATAACCTTGTCAAGGGTGCAAGCGGACAGGCTATCCAGAATCTCAACCTGATGACAGGATGCCGGGAGACCGACGGTCTGACCGGTGTGCCGCTCGTCCCCTGA
- a CDS encoding histidine kinase has product MKVKDAMTPDPVTVSMQTTVSEAAGLLRKNRIGGLPVVDGERLVGIVTESDILTLLSTGDISNDLWLPSPLEIIEVPIREFINWEKTKKALSDIGSTHVQDVMTSDVIAVDADATIEEAASLMLREGIARLPVLAKGRLAGIVTRLDIVRAIGAGYEDPAERGDKE; this is encoded by the coding sequence ATGAAAGTGAAAGATGCGATGACCCCCGACCCCGTCACCGTCTCCATGCAGACGACTGTGAGCGAAGCGGCGGGTCTATTACGGAAAAACCGGATCGGAGGTCTCCCCGTGGTTGACGGCGAGCGTCTTGTCGGGATAGTAACGGAGTCTGATATCCTCACCCTGCTCTCTACCGGGGACATATCAAACGATCTCTGGCTCCCGTCCCCGCTTGAGATCATCGAGGTACCGATACGCGAGTTTATCAACTGGGAAAAGACAAAAAAAGCGCTTTCCGACATAGGATCGACACATGTGCAGGACGTTATGACATCTGACGTGATCGCGGTTGATGCCGATGCCACCATCGAGGAGGCGGCGTCACTGATGCTTCGGGAAGGTATCGCCCGCCTTCCGGTGCTTGCGAAGGGACGGCTTGCGGGCATCGTCACCCGTCTCGATATCGTCCGTGCCATTGGTGCAGGATACGAGGATCCCGCAGAGCGGGGCGATAAGGAATGA
- a CDS encoding ornithine acetyltransferase — MKSICAVEGVTATGIKEGKFGLTLIRASGIAAVVCTRNLVQAAPVRLMREERDPDGRLHGVIANSGCANAYTGERGYADARAMAALGAEALGTVPSRIGVASTGVIGRYLDLDLIGDQCRRIAPSLARSDAAEEAAARAIMTTDLVEKHALVTRDTFAIGGIVKGSGMIAPNMGTMLGFLYTDADVTLPVLQEALTGACRRSFNRVVVDGDTSTNDIVFCTATGLRGTPDPEEFTAALEELCIMLAQQIAADGEGATKLIEMRVSGAASEEDAESVARTVIASPLVKTAVYGMDPNWGRVIAAAGRAGVLFDPDNISLSIGEGKGRCSLVEHGKIVAQTDRAKEAMRGKTVVFDLDLHEGRGEATAWGCDLTGKYVEINGKYTT, encoded by the coding sequence ATGAAGTCCATCTGTGCCGTGGAAGGGGTTACTGCCACCGGCATTAAGGAAGGCAAATTCGGCCTTACCCTGATCAGGGCGTCCGGAATCGCCGCGGTCGTCTGCACGCGGAACCTCGTTCAGGCGGCCCCGGTGCGGCTGATGCGCGAAGAGCGCGACCCGGACGGACGGCTCCACGGGGTGATCGCGAACAGCGGGTGTGCCAATGCATATACCGGGGAGAGGGGGTATGCCGACGCCCGTGCCATGGCGGCACTCGGTGCCGAAGCCCTCGGCACCGTTCCCTCGCGGATTGGTGTCGCGAGCACCGGTGTGATCGGCCGCTACCTGGATCTCGATCTGATCGGTGATCAGTGCCGCCGGATTGCACCCTCCCTTGCACGAAGCGATGCAGCCGAGGAGGCGGCCGCACGGGCGATCATGACCACCGACCTTGTGGAAAAGCATGCGCTTGTCACCCGGGATACCTTTGCCATCGGGGGAATCGTCAAAGGGAGCGGGATGATTGCACCGAATATGGGCACAATGCTCGGATTCCTCTATACCGACGCCGATGTCACGCTGCCGGTGCTGCAGGAGGCGCTTACCGGTGCCTGCCGCCGGAGTTTCAACCGCGTTGTCGTGGACGGCGATACGAGTACCAACGATATCGTCTTCTGTACGGCGACCGGGCTGCGGGGGACGCCGGATCCGGAGGAATTCACCGCGGCACTCGAAGAACTCTGCATCATGCTTGCACAGCAGATCGCTGCGGACGGCGAGGGTGCGACGAAACTGATAGAGATGCGGGTTTCCGGCGCTGCATCCGAGGAGGATGCCGAGTCCGTCGCCCGGACCGTTATCGCTTCCCCTCTCGTGAAAACGGCTGTCTATGGCATGGACCCGAACTGGGGACGTGTTATCGCAGCCGCAGGGCGTGCCGGTGTTCTATTCGACCCGGATAACATCTCGCTCTCAATCGGGGAGGGGAAAGGCCGGTGTTCCCTTGTCGAACATGGGAAGATTGTTGCCCAAACGGACAGGGCGAAGGAGGCAATGAGGGGAAAAACTGTCGTCTTTGACCTGGATCTGCATGAAGGCCGCGGAGAGGCGACGGCGTGGGGATGCGATCTCACCGGGAAATATGTAGAGATAAACGGGAAGTACACGACATGA
- a CDS encoding acetylglutamate kinase (catalyzes the phosphorylation of N-acetyl-L-glutamate to form N-acetyl-L-glutamate 5-phosphate) → MKREDILTEALPYIQQFHGKKIVIKLGGHAMVDPAVLDTVIQDAVLLHYVGMKVVLVHGGGPEITQKMQAMGKEPKFVSGLRITDRETLEIAQMVLVGKINSGIVSLIAKFGARGVGISGNDGSLLVAKKLDLQKVQIGDEEQEVDLGHVGEVVEVNARLLDVLLANDYIPVVAPLAIDRSGQDLNVNADTAAGEIAIALQAYKLVNLTDVDGVMNAGRTRTFRRLRAHEAEAMMADGSIVGGMIPKLKACTKSVQSGIRSAHIVNGNREHGLLLELFTDDGIGTMVQNDGDPEIS, encoded by the coding sequence ATGAAGAGAGAGGATATTTTAACGGAAGCGCTGCCGTACATCCAGCAGTTCCACGGAAAAAAGATCGTTATAAAGCTCGGCGGGCATGCGATGGTCGATCCTGCCGTACTTGACACCGTCATTCAGGACGCCGTGCTGCTGCATTATGTCGGCATGAAAGTCGTGCTGGTCCATGGCGGCGGCCCGGAGATCACCCAGAAAATGCAGGCGATGGGAAAAGAGCCGAAATTCGTCTCAGGTCTCCGGATCACAGACCGTGAGACCCTCGAAATAGCCCAGATGGTGCTTGTGGGAAAGATCAATTCGGGAATCGTTTCCCTGATCGCAAAATTCGGAGCGCGGGGTGTCGGCATATCGGGCAACGACGGCAGCCTGCTGGTTGCAAAAAAACTAGATCTCCAGAAGGTGCAGATCGGGGACGAAGAGCAGGAGGTCGATCTTGGTCATGTCGGCGAGGTGGTGGAAGTCAATGCCCGGCTCCTCGACGTGCTTCTCGCAAACGACTATATCCCCGTCGTCGCCCCGCTTGCGATTGACCGGAGCGGACAGGATCTCAATGTCAACGCGGATACAGCGGCAGGTGAGATTGCAATTGCGCTCCAGGCCTATAAGCTCGTCAATCTCACCGATGTCGACGGCGTGATGAATGCCGGCAGAACGCGGACATTCCGCCGTCTCCGTGCGCATGAAGCTGAGGCGATGATGGCGGACGGATCCATTGTCGGAGGGATGATCCCGAAACTGAAGGCATGTACGAAGTCTGTGCAGTCCGGTATCAGGTCCGCCCATATCGTCAACGGCAACAGGGAGCACGGCCTGCTCCTTGAACTCTTCACCGATGACGGGATCGGAACAATGGTACAGAATGACGGGGATCCGGAAATCTCCTGA
- a CDS encoding chorismate mutase, producing MPLEELRNTVALIDKEIIALIARRQKAAREIGVIKHREGLPIQDSGQREAVLERVLDAAVEQGIDPAAVQRIFSILIGMSEETQREFTGEGNLP from the coding sequence ATGCCACTGGAAGAACTCAGGAACACCGTAGCTCTTATTGACAAGGAGATCATCGCCCTGATTGCACGGCGGCAGAAGGCTGCACGGGAGATCGGCGTCATCAAACATCGTGAGGGGCTTCCCATTCAGGATTCCGGACAGCGGGAGGCGGTGCTGGAGCGGGTGCTCGATGCCGCAGTTGAGCAGGGAATCGATCCTGCTGCTGTCCAGCGGATATTTTCGATCCTGATCGGGATGAGTGAAGAGACGCAGCGCGAATTCACCGGAGAGGGAAATCTCCCGTGA
- a CDS encoding peptidase M50 produces MLEQISPRERHDLLIAWLAIGLAFTLIFTDLTRSFEGVERLQEFVIFFAISLITVGIGFVLHEMAHKFCAMRYGFRAEFRKDNQMLLVAVVLAALVGVVFAAPGATVIQGYAISREQNGWISAAGPVTNLILCIPFIGLIVLGGGNIYNLIFITGLIGFKVNAMIAAFNMLPVSVLDGRKVLAWNPLVFAALIVAAFVAVFASFNTSEFLSLLF; encoded by the coding sequence ATGCTTGAACAGATATCCCCGAGGGAACGCCACGACCTCCTGATCGCATGGCTTGCGATAGGTCTTGCCTTTACCCTGATATTCACCGACCTTACCCGGAGTTTCGAAGGCGTCGAGCGATTGCAGGAGTTCGTCATATTTTTTGCGATATCTCTTATAACGGTCGGAATCGGGTTTGTGCTTCATGAAATGGCCCATAAATTCTGCGCTATGCGCTATGGCTTCAGGGCCGAGTTCCGGAAGGATAACCAGATGCTGCTTGTCGCGGTCGTGCTCGCCGCACTGGTGGGAGTGGTATTTGCCGCGCCCGGCGCTACCGTCATTCAGGGATATGCAATCAGCAGGGAGCAGAACGGGTGGATATCAGCTGCAGGCCCCGTCACGAACCTTATCCTCTGCATCCCGTTTATCGGGCTGATCGTTCTGGGTGGCGGAAACATCTATAATCTGATTTTTATAACCGGTCTCATAGGATTCAAGGTCAATGCGATGATTGCCGCGTTCAATATGCTCCCGGTGAGCGTGCTTGACGGGAGAAAAGTGCTCGCCTGGAATCCGCTCGTCTTCGCTGCACTCATTGTAGCTGCGTTTGTGGCCGTATTTGCCTCGTTTAACACATCAGAGTTTCTCAGTCTTTTATTCTGA
- a CDS encoding NADPH-dependent FMN reductase, translated as MSITVLGISGSPRRHGNTETLLDRFLEGAASAGGAVNKVVLKDLQYRSCQGCNACHKTGVCVLTDDFTTLFEEIRTAGVLALSSPIYSMGITAELKALIDRGQVYWAQKFVLKTLYFDYEHIKRHKGVFISTAGQNWDHVFNGAFPIVTAFFNDMGFEYWDNVIANNMDEYGGIRGHPTALDEAYEKGRAVVEQVAALGDAPVRIKD; from the coding sequence ATGAGCATCACCGTCCTCGGGATCTCGGGAAGTCCGAGACGGCACGGAAACACCGAGACACTGCTTGACCGGTTCCTTGAAGGCGCCGCCTCGGCGGGCGGTGCGGTGAATAAAGTCGTTTTAAAAGACCTGCAGTACCGGTCATGCCAGGGCTGCAATGCCTGCCATAAAACCGGTGTATGTGTGCTGACAGATGATTTCACGACGCTGTTTGAAGAGATCCGGACGGCCGGCGTGCTCGCTCTCTCTTCGCCGATCTACTCGATGGGCATCACCGCCGAGCTCAAGGCGCTGATTGATCGCGGGCAGGTATACTGGGCACAGAAATTCGTTTTAAAAACGCTCTATTTTGATTACGAGCACATTAAACGCCACAAGGGCGTATTCATCTCCACAGCCGGACAGAACTGGGATCACGTCTTCAACGGAGCATTCCCGATTGTGACCGCGTTTTTCAACGATATGGGATTTGAATACTGGGACAATGTCATCGCAAACAACATGGATGAATATGGGGGCATACGGGGGCACCCGACCGCCCTCGACGAGGCATATGAGAAGGGGCGGGCGGTGGTGGAGCAGGTGGCCGCCCTCGGAGATGCTCCCGTCAGAATAAAAGACTGA
- a CDS encoding NADPH-dependent FMN reductase, with product MTLKVLAFATSPRRQGNSETLLDWLLASMAEEEDVAIEKIALTDITINPCRGCNACEKLNRCIQEDDLPRVLESIIEADCIILASPIFCMGICAQAKALVDRMQVFRSRKYVLKLPVTPPERKGKRLGAFLSTAGQKWDVVFDGAIPSIKCFFHLSDVRDRDIYYLLVDGVDEKGAILDHPTAEPDARRLGKEIITRLKMLTGEVVG from the coding sequence ATGACGCTGAAAGTCCTTGCATTCGCGACAAGCCCGCGGCGGCAGGGGAATTCCGAGACCCTGCTGGACTGGCTGCTCGCATCAATGGCAGAGGAGGAGGACGTGGCGATCGAGAAGATCGCTCTTACCGACATCACCATCAACCCGTGCAGGGGCTGCAATGCCTGTGAAAAACTGAACCGGTGCATTCAGGAAGATGATCTGCCGCGGGTACTCGAATCAATCATCGAAGCGGACTGCATCATCCTCGCGTCACCCATCTTCTGCATGGGGATCTGCGCACAGGCAAAGGCACTTGTCGACCGCATGCAGGTATTCAGATCACGGAAATACGTGCTGAAACTCCCGGTGACTCCACCTGAACGGAAAGGCAAACGCCTCGGTGCATTCCTCTCCACGGCAGGTCAGAAATGGGACGTTGTCTTCGACGGGGCAATCCCCTCGATAAAGTGCTTTTTCCATCTCTCCGATGTACGGGACCGTGATATCTATTACCTCCTTGTTGACGGTGTGGACGAGAAAGGAGCGATCCTTGACCACCCGACGGCAGAGCCTGACGCCCGGAGGCTCGGAAAAGAGATCATAACCCGCCTTAAAATGCTTACAGGGGAAGTGGTCGGATGA
- a CDS encoding peroxiredoxin produces MRWDMAEEISCTAMPIIGEPAPEFSAETTQGPVKLSDYRGSWVVLFSHPADFTPVCTTEFMAFSKIAPELEAMNVRLIGLSIDSVHSHLAWVHNIREKMGVTVTFPIIADLTMRIAKSYGMIHEGQSSTAAIRAVFFIDPEGILRAMIYYPLSNGRYMPEIVRLIRALQTTDKYGVATPANWQPGDKVVVSAPKTAEEMEKRLQQGYECKDWYLCFKDI; encoded by the coding sequence ATGAGGTGGGATATGGCAGAAGAGATTTCCTGCACGGCAATGCCGATCATCGGTGAGCCGGCACCGGAGTTCAGTGCGGAGACGACGCAGGGCCCCGTCAAACTCTCCGATTACCGGGGCTCATGGGTCGTACTGTTCTCGCACCCGGCCGATTTCACGCCCGTCTGCACGACAGAGTTCATGGCGTTTTCCAAAATCGCCCCCGAACTGGAAGCAATGAATGTCCGGCTAATCGGGCTCTCCATCGACAGCGTCCACTCCCATCTCGCGTGGGTACACAATATCAGGGAGAAGATGGGTGTCACCGTCACGTTCCCGATTATTGCCGATCTCACGATGCGGATCGCAAAGAGCTACGGTATGATCCATGAGGGGCAGAGCAGCACCGCCGCGATACGTGCGGTCTTCTTCATCGATCCCGAGGGCATCCTCCGGGCGATGATTTACTATCCGCTCTCAAACGGGCGCTATATGCCGGAGATCGTCCGGCTCATCCGGGCACTGCAGACAACCGACAAGTACGGCGTGGCGACACCCGCGAACTGGCAGCCCGGCGACAAGGTCGTAGTGTCTGCCCCGAAAACCGCGGAAGAGATGGAGAAACGGCTGCAGCAGGGGTATGAATGCAAAGACTGGTACCTCTGTTTCAAGGATATCTGA
- a CDS encoding alkylhydroperoxidase codes for MDKKMKELEEKIGKVPKIFQELKELDPDLYKSVMGLDQMIWADGALSKQTKKLIAIAIAAALRDQHAVRAQLAGAKHLGISMAEIDEALRVTFLLSGMPAYVYGKTAAEELLK; via the coding sequence ATGGATAAGAAGATGAAAGAACTGGAAGAGAAGATCGGAAAAGTCCCGAAAATTTTTCAGGAGCTCAAGGAGCTCGACCCGGATCTCTATAAAAGTGTCATGGGTCTCGACCAGATGATCTGGGCGGACGGCGCACTCTCAAAACAGACAAAAAAACTGATAGCAATTGCCATCGCGGCAGCGCTTCGTGACCAGCACGCAGTCCGGGCACAGCTCGCCGGCGCGAAACATCTCGGGATTTCCATGGCCGAAATCGACGAAGCGCTGAGGGTGACGTTCCTGCTTTCGGGTATGCCTGCATATGTCTACGGCAAGACCGCTGCTGAAGAACTGCTGAAATGA
- a CDS encoding desulforedoxin: protein MVNVSSEGEVYRCEICGNVVVVKEVGGGELVCCGEPMVLEE from the coding sequence ATGGTGAACGTTTCTTCAGAAGGTGAAGTCTACAGATGTGAAATCTGTGGAAATGTTGTTGTTGTAAAAGAAGTCGGTGGCGGCGAACTTGTATGCTGCGGTGAGCCGATGGTGCTCGAGGAGTGA
- a CDS encoding NADPH-dependent FMN reductase: protein MPPKIIALLGSPRVGGNTAHLLEQAILGATEAGCDVEKVVVPFLKFRPCMEIFHCVEHDTCKIQDDMIPFYDKFREMDGLIVAAPVMTMGIPGALKSFMDRFQVYYMAKYERHQSFIPKEHRDIRKTLFISIGGMNVPNDFEGSKLTMHAFCDIIDCPYWGEVLRNDMDTIKDITTRPEVMQAAHDRAFEMGTMIKKALEG, encoded by the coding sequence ATGCCTCCAAAGATTATTGCATTGCTTGGGAGTCCGCGGGTGGGCGGCAATACCGCACACCTGCTTGAACAGGCAATTCTCGGCGCAACCGAGGCGGGATGCGACGTCGAGAAGGTTGTCGTGCCGTTTCTGAAGTTCCGGCCCTGTATGGAAATTTTTCACTGCGTCGAGCATGATACCTGCAAGATCCAGGATGATATGATCCCGTTCTATGATAAATTCAGGGAGATGGACGGGCTGATCGTCGCCGCTCCCGTGATGACAATGGGGATTCCGGGAGCCCTCAAGTCATTTATGGACCGTTTTCAGGTATATTATATGGCGAAATATGAACGGCACCAGTCCTTCATCCCGAAAGAGCACCGGGACATCAGAAAGACGCTGTTCATCTCCATCGGCGGCATGAATGTCCCGAACGATTTCGAGGGATCAAAACTGACGATGCATGCATTCTGCGACATCATCGACTGCCCGTACTGGGGAGAGGTGCTCCGGAACGATATGGATACGATCAAGGATATCACCACCCGCCCTGAGGTGATGCAGGCAGCCCATGACAGGGCTTTCGAGATGGGCACAATGATTAAAAAGGCCCTCGAAGGGTAA